In one window of Bombus fervidus isolate BK054 chromosome 4, iyBomFerv1, whole genome shotgun sequence DNA:
- the Pps gene encoding protein partner of snf isoform X1, protein MSSSYIIEPQESGSGKKDDTLIIIVNDDGTISVDQETLQTLIMNQSNANVSVVRVGQAETDTENGDITLTVDPPMFTSAAINSGGTSTDATSLVDPFMEMDPEQLERLETALQSEEAKQILGENVTAMLDMLTVEEQQNSIRYSVKLDHCYTSRLSPSDPKPRDPLPVIDSPTSDDSLQYAHQHSPAPGTSKTSSPVREAENTVVIKPKATTKTGKPVGRPRKNIPPTTVPTCNSNTRSSASITSTPKSVGHPVSRNLLQQGIGKHQGRSNDEDEDELNSSTESSDSEPPSDNDSDFGPRGPRRGGIRARGGRKGLTTRGGSMVATRRRGPNKQMDMEQVRRLDMEMAAAVNAMKSPEKDEKSGGFGFAKGKRQLKTVIGRKKEESQRNESSSIINQDVSVNFEKPLQTTNQVKANLINANMVKGDMILTKPGQGRANQKVTFVQKQVLMKSNDLKNIDVKKQVILPKGKFFNQTGTKFFATKDGKLVQIPVTTKAMTSNLSITQMKGVIPQVSPTQQPAMVQTQISNVQQQQSQQLAKVTTPAVISKIKSCDPKKEKRKPDGLESVTKIEIDTNKTTDIKVFDGMKKHAKKENRKSPAYMVDTLGPALFSTPDIIRRVGTNGDSKVQENVVTPSVAVVSSGNSLMQVTHSPSSSSTSTSPITSNRSGIISMSSDRTTHSETSISTEKRQSHDCLVENHEAESKPGVKSNVSNVSEEPALDSGKSGAIEGEEHLLATLEMEASKHEEELLAEALLLQEELGVDLAEHAALVEQGGSVASESITSNNMLIPSLITSEQEGAKSLDASATIIVTTTMTSTATVATVATTSANTNELKETGKKFVKEDKEPIQIIRGGRVITLPPIEAPATRSKRLQNKSTESVQKSFEPAKRMEKHGSYSVQTMQQRASSQSIKHEIRANIDQGEKNECAIRAEEENIEEEAEEEEDEEEEDTKEKERKQVGDEDEEEEEEEEEEDNSDSEDDPDRLWCICKRPHNNRFMICCDVCEDWFHGKCVHVSKAMGQQMEEKGIEWVCPNCAKKKDDETKAKLSTQNASGKQRIQSDTVFENTKNLPMVNQSSTTGETSPLIQSGCDYGGVQYSSNMQCVVCKKEARNSSIYCSDACILAHAQETLTKDKPIPGPTISPKGTRSSPFDPASKSKPDARVIVFERKSGRILTGSDAPTRSNLRTWLKEHPTFEVVGTNNLGALQIGKTITTIQTQIPGKTTKSALLSPAKGQNLPKMTYAKVPGSKQMILTAGNKKFTLISGGQQQQLQLQQQQLQQQQQQQQQQQQQQQQTQPTSTKSIQMKQTLLSASNKSPLLLKTTKLITQPQIKQLGVAVSPKQTPNAKKQEAKQAVVQSKQQQIKPSPPRKPETEPIRLNIRKTLTELLSSRIKETEDLKLTDEEIADLAYNIELELYKYFKDTGAKYKAKYRSLVFNIKDTKNLTLFRKIADRSLTPDAVVRLSPDEMASQELAEWREKETKHQLEMIKKNELDLMAQAKSIVVKTHKGEQIIENDGGIDHVDPKTPVQDIVTALNSADSISSTVDDMEKDLEKAIDEERLKSKEDAKKLRNLDDKKRKEKDKDRGREKERDKEKERGKEKESNRSKGASDRRGRSISRSRHKHGRDDRERSKTREKSRERRSRDKEGKREREKDRDKEKERDRERDRERSRTRDREKLKVREKSSRDKAKQKEKDREKEKERERHRSNENILRSRNSNFAYSELKNVDKREDEKKREMEKKEELSGLTGTSAGKSIEDRLWRHIEDEATTNIIDGNDSDVSDREPSSTVNIKTPDINEEVDREREQESSSTVEGETPKAGGWQTVWRGFVNMVDVAKFFITAQEVSGHAKDLMDDLPDTVDVVGRISHETVWDYISKMKKTGSKEILVIRLTAANDEEKIPYITLYSYLNSRSRLGVVGNVSKNIKDFYIMPFSSQSTIPQVLLPLNGPGFEEHRPHLLLGIIVRNKRKRPAGISSTNIPMKLSKKDTDRSYTPPLIGASKDKSSNVSNATIIASTSVTSTATPTIPISSPSLATATSTYHKTPATTVSTTESTKEKQHPVTQTTLDNLNRAHIGMSRSTLLDTATICKIVPELSSKIDLTSSPGKVPLEDDGDEPYSPGQMDEEDIDLDLRNCPTSTSVTTVAPISGSLGIHDVTTLDNGIISSSKNSTELQRKMEELNRQIEEQKQQIQNISSSFLGESTPTLPGLGLDPPPNDECEEAYSPSDTRSFTPPPPTGISKFTQPILEKVSNITIPPNLQEILANVKRQESSKVDPYLPSKPSATFLTTANSSIYQNSEKYSSSPGVKLTISGLNKSNSEKPIVESSSNHRESISKEKESKGTLSSLSDLDLIRKAEEELAAVAAASATVVPGNRVTENSVPSSLSGTTTALPSIMGTTASPSLISQASANLSSLTSTDSPTHEGIPYKNPFPEPFKRNIAPEQPKPPGLEDEDFPPFPSTPPNLENNVSKTTSSHSKFVPKSGIVLSVKRKVNDDVPPTSPSTSSKIIRVKSRWGQGPSESID, encoded by the exons ATGTCTAGCTCGTACATTATCGAGCCACAAGAGAGCGGATCAGGAAAGAAGGATGATACGTTAATTATCATTGTCAATGATGATGGTACTATATCCGTCGACCAAGAAACTTTGCAGACTTTAATTA TGAATCAATCTAATGCAAATGTCAGCGTTGTTAGAGTAGGACAAGCAGAGACAGACACAGAAAATGGAGATATTACATTAACTGTAGATCCTCCAATGTTTACATCTGCTGCAATTAATTCTGGTGGTACATCTACTGATGCAACCAGTTTAGTCGATCCTTTTATGGAAATGGATCCAGAACAGTTGGAACGATTAGAGACAGCTTTACAAAGTGAAGAGGCAAAACAAATTCTTGGAGAAAATGTCACAGCTATGCttg ATATGTTAACAGTAGAGGAACAACAAAACTCTATAAGGTATAGTGTTAAGTTGGATCACTGCTACACAAGTAGATTATCACCTTCCGATCCAAAACCGAGGGATCCATTGCCTGTTATCGATTCACCTACTTCCGACGATAGTTTACAATATGCGCATCAACATTCACCTGCTCCTGGAACATCCAAAACATCGTCGCCTGTCCGCGAAGCTGAGAATACTGTCGTGATCAAGCCAAAGGCTACAACCAAAACT GGCAAACCAGTTGGTCGACCGCGAAAAAATATCCCTCCGACAACTGTTCCTACCTGTAATAGTAACACGAGATCATCGGCCAGTATAACAAGTACGCCTAAATCCGTCGGACATCCAGTTTCAAGGAATTTATTGCAGCAGGGTATTGGAAAAC ATCAAGGAAGATCTAATGACGAGGATGAGGACGAATTAAATTCGTCCACTGAATCATCCGATTCAGAACCACCATCTGATAATGATTCAGATTTTGGTCCACGAGGTCCAAGAAGGGGTGGTATAAGAGCTAGAGGTGGTAGAAAAGGGCTTACTACCAGAGGAGGAAGTATGGTAGCTACTCGTAGAAGAGGGCCCAACAAACAAATGGATATGGAACAAGTTCGTCGATTAGATATGGAAATGGCTGCTGCTGTAAATGCCATGAAGAGTCCagagaaagatgaaaaatcgG GAGGATTTGGTTTCGCTAAAGGCAAGAGACAGCTTAAAACCGTTATTGGTCGGAAGAAAGAGGAATCGCAACGCAACGAATCGTCTTCGATAATAAATCAAGATGTGTcggttaattttgaaaaaccGCTGCAGACGACGAACCAAGTTAAAGCGAATTTGATCAATGCTAATATGGTTAAGGGCGACATGATTCTTACAAAACCAGGACAGGGAAGAGCTAATCAAAAAGTTACTTTTGTACAAAAGCAAGTGCTTATGAAGTCGAATGACCTTAAAAATATCGACGTAAAGAAGCAGGTGATTCTTCCTAAagggaaattttttaatcaaaccGGAACCAAATTTTTCGCGACCAAAGATGGCAAACTGGTCCAAATACCTGTAACTACTAAAGCTATGACGTCAAACTTATCGATAACGCAAATGAAAGGAGTGATACCACAAGTGTCGCCAACACAACAGCCTGCCATGGTACAAACTCAGATTTCAAATGTGCAACAGCAGCAATCCCAACAGTTGGCTAAAGTGACAACGCCTGctgttatttcaaaaattaaatcttgcgatccgaagaaagagaaacgaaaaccTGACGGTCTTGAAAGTGTTACGAAAATAGAAATCGATACCAATAAAACAACAGACATCAAAGTTTTTGATG GTATGAAAAAACATGCAAAGAAAGAGAATCGTAAATCGCCAGCATACATGGTGGATACTTTAGGTCCTGCTCTTTTTTCAACCCCAGATATTATTCGTCGTGTTGGTACGAATGGTGATTCGAAAGTACAAGAAAATGTAGTAACACCGTCTGTAGCTGTTGTTTCTTCTGGAAATTCTCTTATGCAAGTAACACATTCACCTTCATCATCGTCGACATCGACATCACCCATAACATCAAATCGTTCAG GTATTATTTCTATGTCTTCCGACCGAACTACACATTCTGAAACTTCTATCTCTACGGAAAAGCGACAAAGTCACGATTGTTTGGTAGAAAATCATGAAGCAGAGTCTAAGCCGGGTGTAAAATCTAACGTATCTAATGTATCAGAAGAACCAGCCCTGGATTCGGGTAAGTCGG GCGCTATAGAAGGCGAGGAACATCTACTAGCTACATTGGAAATGGAAGCTAGTAAACACGAAGAGGAATTACTGGCTGAAGCGTTATTATTACAAGAAGAACTTGGAGTCGACTTGGCTGAACAT GCTGCGCTTGTAGAACAAGGAGGAAGCGTTGCATCGGAGTCAATAACTTCAAATAACATGCTTATTCCTTCTTTGATCACATCCGAACAAGAAGGTGCTAAATCGCTGGATGCTTCTGCGACAATAATCGTAACAACAACTATGACAAGCACAGCAACAGTTGCAACGGTGGCAACAACTAGCGCGAATACAAATGAACTGAAAGAGACAGGGAAAAAGTTTGTCAAAGAGGATAAGGAACCTATTCAAATTATTCGTGGTGGGCGAGTAATTACGTTACCTCCCATCGAAGCACCAGCTACCAGAAGCAAACGATTACAAAACAAAAGTACAGAATCTGTTCAAAAATCATTTGAACCTGCCAAGCGGATGGAGAAGCACGG AAGTTACAGTGtacaaacaatgcaacaaaGGGCATCGTCGCAGTCTATCAAACACGAAATTCGTGCGAATATAGATCAAGGCGAGAAAAATGAATGCGCAATTCGGGCTGAAGAGGAAAATATAGAGGAGGAAGCcgaagaagaggaggatgaagaggaggaagatacaaaagagaaagagcggAAACAGGTCGGTgatgaagatgaagaagaggaagaagaggaggaggaggaggataATTCAGATTCAGAAGATGATCCTGATAGACTTTGGTGTATATGCAAAAGACCGCATAACAATCGTTTCATGATTTGTTGTGATGTATGCGAAGACTGGTTTCATGGAAAATGCGTACATGTCAGCAAAGCAATGG GTCAACAAATGGAGGAGAAAGGAATAGAATGGGTTTGTCCAAATTGCGCTAAAAAGAAGGACGACGAGACAAAAGCTAAATTGAGTACCCAGAATGCTTCTGGAAAGCAACGGATTCAATCCGACACTGTATTTGAGAATACAAAAAACCTCCCTATGGTTAATCAGAGTTCAACTACTGGAGAAACATCGCCTTTGATACAATCTGGTTGTGACTATGGTGGTGTTCAATATTCTAGTAATATGCAATGTGTCGTTTGTAAGAAAGAAGCAAGAAACTCGAGCATTTACTGTTCCGACGCATGTATACTTGCACATGCCCAAGAAACATTGACCAAAGACAAACCAATACCAGGACCAACAATTAGTCCAAAAGGAACAAGGTCGTCACCGTTCGACCCTGCTTCAAAGTCGAAACCCGATGCTCGAGTTATCGTTTTTGAGAGGAAAAGTGGAAGGATATTAACTG GTTCAGACGCTCCTACAAGATCAAATTTGCGTACATGGTTAAAGGAACATCCTACGTTTGAAGTGGTTGGGACGAATAATCTTGGTGCACTGCAAATAGGGAAAACGATTACTACTATTCAAACACAAATACCTGGTAAAACA ACAAAGTCTGCACTACTGTCACCCGCAAAAGGACAGAATCTTCCGAAGATGACGTACGCAAAAGTACCAGGTTCTAAGCAAATGATCTTGACAgcaggaaataaaaaatttacactTATCTCTGGTGGACAACAGCAGCAGCTACAactacagcaacaacaactacagcagcagcagcagcagcaacaacaacaacaacaacaacaacagcaaactCAACCGACAAGTACAAAATCAATACAAATGAAACAAACGTTATTGTCAGCGTCAAACAAGAGTCCTTTGTTATTAAAAACGACAAAATTGATTACTCAACCACAAATAAAGCAATTGGGTGTTGCTGTGTCACCGAAGCAAACACCAAATGCAAAGAAACAAGAGGCAAAACAGGCAGTCGTACAATCGAAACAACAGCAGATTAAACCAAGTCCACCAAGAAAACCTGAGACAGAACCTATAAgattaaatatacgaaaaaCTTTAACAGAATTGTTATCTAGCCgtataaaagaaacagaagattTGAAACTTACAGACGAGGAAATAGCGGACCTAGCTTATAATATCGAATTAgagttatataaatatttcaaagacaCCGGTGCAAAGTACAAAGCCAAATACAGAAGTCtcgtatttaatataaaagatacgaAGAATCTAACATTGTTTAGAAAGATAGCTGATAGATCGTTGACGCCGGATGCGGTGGTACGGTTAAGTCCTGATGAAATGGCCAGTCAAGAATTGGCTGAATggagggagaaagagacgaAGCATCAGTTAGAAATGATTAAGAAAAACGAATTAGATTTAATGGCTCAGGCTAAATCTATCGTCGTTAAAACGCACAAAGGTGAACAAATAATCGAGAACGATGGCGGTATCGATCATGTGGATCCAAAAACTCCTGTGCAAGATATCGTGACTGCATTGAACAGTGCTGACAGCATAAGTTCGACCGTGGATGATATGGAGAAAGATTTAGAGAAGGCAATCGACGAGGAAAGATTAAAAAGCAAGGAAGATGCGAAAAAATTGAGGAACTTGGATGataagaaaaggaaggaaaaggacAAAGATAGAGGtagggagaaagaaagagataaggagaaagaaaggggAAAGGAGAAGGAGAGTAATCGTTCAAAGGGTGCGAGCGATCGACGTGGTAGAAGTATCAGTAGAAGTAGACATAAACACGGTAGAGACGATAGGGAACGTAGTAAAACTAGAGAGAAAAGCAGAGAACGGAGGTCTCGAGATAAAGAAGGGAAGCGTGAACGAGAAAAAGATCGTGATAAGGAAAAAGAACGGGATCGTGAACGAGATCGAGAGAGGTCCAGAACTAGAGATCGGGAGAAATTGAAGGTCCGTGAAAAAAGTAGCAGAGATAAAGCTAAGCAAAAGGAGAAGGacagggagaaagagaaggaacgGGAACGACACAGaagtaatgaaaatattttgagaaGTCGCAATAGTAATTTTGCTTATTCcgaattgaaaaatgttgatAAAAGAGAagacgagaagaaaagagagatggaaaagaaagaggaattgTCAGGTTTAACGGGAACATCGGCCGGAAAATCTATCGAAGATCGGCTTTGGCGGCATATCGAAGACGAAGCAACTACCAACATCATCGATGGAAATGATTCCGACGTGTCGGACAGAGAACCTTCTTCAACGGTTAATATCAAAACACCAGACATTAACGAAGAAGTTGATAGAGAAAGGGAACAAGAATCATCATCGACTGTCGAGGGTGAAACTCCTAAAGCAGGAGGATGGCAAACGGTTTGGAGGGGTTTCGTTAACATGGTGGATGTTGCAAAATTCTTCATCACCGCGCAAGAGGTGAGTGGTCATGCGAAAGATCTGATGGACGACCTACCAGATACAGTCGACGTTGTTGGTCGAATAAGTCACGAAACTGTTTGGGATTATATCTCGAAGATGAAGAAGACCGGTTCGAAAGAGATTTTGGTAATTCGACTTACCGCAGCGAATGACGAAGAAAAGATTCCGTACATAACACTGTATAGTTATTTGAACAGTAGAAGTCGACTTGGAGTCGTTGGAAATGTTTCTAAGAATATAaaggatttttatataatgcCATTTTCAAGTCAAAGCACGATACCTCAAGTTCTATTACCTTTGAACGGGCCTGGCTTCGAGGAGCACAGACCGCATCTTCTTCTAGGAATTATTGTTCGCAACAAAAGAAAACGTCCCGCTGGCATATCATCTACAAACATACCGATGAAATTATCGAAGAAGGATACCGATCGAAGTTACACGCCACCTTTAATAGGTGCCTCGAAAGATAAGTCTAGCAATGTTAGTAACGCGACGATCATCGCATCTACCTCTGTTACCTCTACAGCGACGCCAACCATCCCGATATCGTCACCTTCCTTGGCAACCGCAACGAGTACATATCATAAAACACCGGCTACCACGGTCAGCACGACCGAGTctacgaaagaaaaacaacATCCCGTTACTCAAACCACTCTTGACAATTTAAATAGAGCACATATAGGAATGTCGAGGAGTACGTTACTCGATACCGCGACCATATGTAAAATAGTCCCCGAATTGTCGTCAAAGATCGATCTTACTTCTTCGCCTGGTAAAGTACCTCTCGAGGACGATGGCGACGAACCGTATAGTCCTGGCCAGATGGACGAGGAAGATATCGATCTTGACTTACGAAATTGTCCTACTTCGACATCAGTAACCACAGTAGCTCCGATATCTGGTTCATTGGGTATTCACGATGTTACTACGCTCGATAATGGTATCATTTCTTCCAGTAAAAATTCGACCGAACTCCAACGAAAAATGGAAGAACTAAATAGACAAATAGAAGAACAGAAGCAACAAATACAGAATATTAGTTCGTCGTTTCTCGGTGAATCAACGCCTACTTTGCCG GGTTTAGGGCTGGACCCACCGCCCAACGACGAATGCGAAGAAGCTTACAGTCCTTCGGACACGAGATCGTTTACACCACCACCACCTACGGGTATTTCAAAGTTCACTCAACCGATTCTCGAAAAAGTCTCGAACATAACGATACCTCCAAATTTACAAGAGATTTTAGCAAACGTCAAACGACAAGAGAGCTCTAAAGTAGACCCGTATTTACCTTCTAAACCTAGTGCCACGTTCTTAACTACTGCAAATTCTTCGATTTACCAAAATTCCGAAAAATATTCCTCATCGCCTGGTGTAAAACTTACTATTAGCGGATTAAATAAATCCAATTCGGAGAAACCTATAGTGGAATCGTCATCTAATCATCGAGAATCTATttcaaaagagaaagaaagtaaGGGTACTTTGAGCTCATTAAGCGATTTGgatttaattagaaaagcAGAAGAGGAACTAGCGGCCGTCGCAGCTGCATCTGCCACAGTAGTGCCAGGAAATAGGGTCACCGAAAATTCTGTTCCATCGAGTTTATCTGGAACAACAACAGCTCTTCCATCGATCATGGGAACCACTGCGTCTCCATCGTTAATCTCTCAAGCATCTGCAAATCTGTCAAGTTTAACTTCGACGGATTCTCCTACTCACGAGGGGATTCCTTACAAAAATCCCTTCCCAGAACCTTTCAAACGAAACATAGCCCCTGAACAGCCGAAACCACCAGGTCTCGAAGACGAGGATTTCCCTCCGTTTCCATCTACGCCACCAAACTTGGAAAACAATGTATCTAAAACGACATCTTCTCATTCAAAGTTCGTTCCAAAGAGCGGTATTGTGTTAAGCGTTAAACGGAAAGTTAACGACGACGTTCCTCCTACTTCTCCTTCCACTTCGAGCAAAATAATAAGAGTAAAATCTCGATGGGGTCAGGGTCCATCGGAATCGATCGATTAG